In Oryza sativa Japonica Group chromosome 8, ASM3414082v1, the sequence CCCAGTTCTGTTTTATGGAATCATAGGCAGCACGAAGGTTATAACTTGGAATTCTTGGAGAAATATGGTGTGGAACATGTACATTTATGTCATGACAAAGTATCTCTATCCTGTAAAAATCCATTAGTCAGATACAATCCAACTCTACAGAAGCATGTTTCCAAGATAATTTTGACAAAACCAAGACAGTGATTCAGCTTGCTCCAGTTGTACAAATGTTGACACTTATACCCGTATGAACACTTCATGACAAAATATTCACATCATATCCCATATTTACCACATGCACTTTACTGAAATATATTTATCCTATGCTAGTGCTAAATGGGAGTAGAACTAGACTCAATTGAgctattaaattaaaaaaaacatggtttATATGCACCTGTGGCACATTCTACAAGATATGAAACTTATGTGCAATCCAGGAAAACAGTACAACCACATGATGGAAAAGTTTCTTAATCCTCAAAGATACAAATAAACAATAAATGAATTGTCGCTGTCATTTTATTGGCAAAATCAATGATTTGTCATGTGATATTAACTAGCCCAATTTTTTACTGGGATTATAGTCCAGTGAAAGTTTTATTTGCTATAATTCTACATAGtatataattttgtttttcatgCAGTTTCAATACAAAAGTGTTCTAATATCCAATCAATCTATACCATTATAATTAGGACCCCACCCAAATCAGGGTGTAGATCTCTCTTTTCTGAGATTTTATGTAGTACTTTTTAGTCCATGAGAGCTTTCCTGTGCTAATATCCAATCAATCTGCACTATTAAAACAACTGAAAAGTAATAGCATCTATCTTTTGATTAATAACCTATTTTATTGATATAACCGATAGGTCCCATGTGTGACAAAAATTAATATGGAAACTAGCTTGTTTAAAGATGGTTAACATTACTTAGCAACTTGAtagaaaatattataatatgtaagaaaagaaagatgtaaaagaaaacaaaatgcgtACCACCGAGGATAGTCACAGTGAACTGTGCCGTTTAATTGTGCCTGTGCAGCATTCCACTCTTCTGATGTCTTGAATGGTATATGAGGAGCAGTGTGATGTACCATCGTAAAGGTGCTCATCTGAAGAGAACAGCTTACaggataaataaaaatatttgcaTTATACAAGTTAATCAACAATGCAAAGCGAACAACTTTGAACAAAATTATTATATGTTTAGGTAAGTGCTCCCTTGCTCTGTCAAATTGGCAGAACAAGTATATCAAATTGTGGCTAGTTTAAACAGTGATTTAAAGCGAGTTTATTCCATGTTAGTACTGACGAATGGATGCTTCTGACCCAAAATCATGGGTTCATGAGAAAAAATGGTAAACCAGCATGTACTAGTAAATTGGTGGAGAATGAAATCATATCTGTTGCTAGTTTGTGAACAGTGGAAAGGAACATAATAAGATCTGAAAATATGTAGCTCGACTGCTTACGTActgctacaaaaaaaaaatacaatgatACACTATTCTCCGAAATGTTACCTTGTAATGTAACCAAATACTGTAATAAAAACTAAAACTGAGTCAGATCCATTGCCAGGAGTTGATAATGCACACAGAGTAGTGATCTGAAGCAATCCAAATATCTTCGGGAATACAAAAgcttaaaatatataaactcttgaactaagaaaaaaaatggtaacaGGGCAACACAGAAGTGGCATATAAGTGTCACAAAAGGTCAGTAGCCTGTCATCTGGTTGGCTCCATGGGTCAGAGCTATATTATATTCAAGGACTAATTATCCAATTAACATGAGTTTCTACTTTCTACTTGCAATATATAGCACCAATATGCTCTAATAGCTAAACATTTCCATGAATTTGGACCATATAAAGCTTAGCAGTAAATGATGTTGACAGaataagaaatattacccaaaagTGATAAACCATCCATGGCATGAACCAGAACTTGAACCATCCAGCTATTCCTGATTTGAGAATAATCAGTGGCCATCCAATTGCCATGAACGCTAGCACAGATGCTAAGCTTATTTTCACCCTTGGGAGCTCATTTGGTCTGAATTTTTTTAGATCAAAGTGCCAAATTAACCTGACAAGCAATCGTAGTGAACAGCAATGATATTGCTTGGAGAAGTTGAAGGAAAATAATTCCTAAAGAAGATGTCCATGTTATATGAAAAGGTGTTCGAAAAAGAAATACCAGTGAGCAATAGACATCCATGGCCTGATAGGACCATAAGCAAATATCATTGCTTTCCTCAGTAAGGAATTTGTTCTGAACTCCTTTGAAAAAACGGGTTGCCATGCAGTATCTTCTATCAACCTGGAGGTTATGCAGGAGGTAAAGATTTGAATGACCAAAGTTCAACCTGGTTGGAACTGTTTTTAAGTCTTTTCATATTATCAAATGGCTTTTAATACATATGAACACAGACTTACAGATAACTCAAAAAAATGTTGATCATGTTgttatgtttgttttatttgtacAATTGTTTCAACACTTGACATGTGAACTATAATTAAAAAAGCGGCAAGTAAAAAACTGTTTTGGTATGCCATATCCCATATGTATTTAAGCATGATGAAGTGCATGAGTGTTCTTACAATGTAATGCATGACCGCACTGGAAAGAGCGTTGTCTGAGATTTGGAGAATATTGGAGATGATAATATAGGGTGGTATGTACATACATGTTTGTCTTGGCATGATGTCTGTCATGCTTAAATCTCCAAGGTTCATAGGGGTATATCAATGGCAAGAAAGCTAGAGTTCCAACAATATCTTCCACCAGCTTATTCCTCGAAAATGATTTGTGGGCACAATCATGACCTATGACAAAGAACTTTACAAAGGCATCAATTAAATAGTGGACAATAGACAAAACAGCAAGCAAGCATGTAGCACATGAAAGGAACACAAACTTATATAAGCTTACAAAGGGAGGGGAGGGTTCTTACCCCCGTAACTGCTGTACCAGTCCATGCCCAGGCTAAGGGAAGAAGATACCAGGGAGCTTTTGATATCAAGAAAATACCAAGAGCATAAGAAGTAACTGATATTAAAACAGAAGTCCAAGATTTTAGATCATCGATTTCAAATACCTAGCAGACAAGAAATTTTACATTAGAGGAATTTGTGTATAGGAAGCCACAGCAGCATAGCTGGTGTTGGTAGCTCATATACCTCTTTAGGCAGACTATCCATTACATCTTTAAGAGTAACATTATCTGGCAACTGTTCTCCAATTTGTTTGAATCCATAATCTTCACACATTTGCTTCCGTTTTTCTTCATCATCTAACAAAGGTGGAGTAACAGGCAGAACTGCTGCTTGCAACCTTCCGCTTTGTTTCAATGGTAAAAATTGATGACAACTCTGTCCTTTATATACAGAATCTCTCTTCAAAAAAAATGTACCTGGTGAAACATGATAATGTAACATCTAAAGTGCTGAACGGTATTGCCAAATAAGCACGACAGTAATTTAATCAATAGTTTTCATTGCGATATACACCAATGAACACACTAATAAGTAATCGTTTCCATTATTCTTCTAAAATACAACTTAATATAACATCTTTAACATTCCATGCTTCCATGATATATATCATCCAGTCCCGGCAGAGAACACCTAACTGGACCGCACATTGTGGCATGCCGTTTCAGGAGCTACCAGGTCATGGAATTTCTAGCTGTCACCCCAAGATTACCATTTACAACCAAGAGCCCATATGTAAGACTGAATTAACTAGTCGGCTACTCTGCTCCAGTCCGCACCTCTCGAAATATTTATGCTTAGAACGAACAACACATCCCAAATCCCAAAAGCACCAGGGAACACCAGCACAAAACTGCTACCGAAACAGGGCCATACCTGCCGGGGCACCACCGGCTGCTCTCCGCGGGAACGCGTTCTTGCCCGGGGCCTGCGCATCAACAGCCACAGATAAAACGACCTCTCCTCACACAGGCATTCGAACGAACAGGTGGTGGGCATTGCAAGTAGGAGGAGCGTACCGGGCTGCCGGGGCGGGAGCAGCAGCCGCCCACCCGCCGCGTGGAGGGGAGCTGCAGGGGAGTGGAgacgccgctcgccgtcgccatcgccctcTCTGGTAGCAGCGGGGCCCGGCGGGCTAGGCCGGGAGGGCGCGCGGTGGCGAGGGAGcgtggagacgacgacgacgccgggcggcggcgggcggcggtttGGATGGATGCGTTGGTGCCTTGGTGGTGTGGGTGGCTGTAAATCCCGCTTGCGCGCGCCGCAGCTCGCAGCGGTGGGGTCGGCCGGGACAGGTCGGGTGTGACCCAGGACGGCTGCTTGTGGTGGCTGGTGCGGCCGCGACGGCGCGACCGCGGCCCTGTATAAAGCCAGCCTATACCGACCGAGGCGGCGAATGAATCTCTCTGAACCTATATAAAGTAGAGGCTTCTGTTTTCGTTTATAAGTTTACTGAAGATAAAAAAAGATTAAGTACAAGCATACAGAACAAAAAAATctttagcgtgtgattaattatgttttaattattttattaaacttaaaaatcgatttatttgatattttaaaataacttttgcCTAAAAGGTTTTCGTACGAAATGTATTGTTTAACCGTTTAAATAGCGTGATAATGCAAACTAAGATAAAACCTACATCTTATTTAGAAGTGAACAGTGCCTAACTATACATGTTCTCTTGATTGTTGGGTTAGCTTTGTTATCTTAAGTTGCGTTCAATATGCACTTTTGAAGATAGATTTTTAGCGTGTGGCCCGCCATGTGGAGGAGGACAGCGGCGTGGCCCACGACGGGGAACGAgtgatgacgctctctctcgtggcccgatcttctaGTGAGGGGATAATTCTCGCTTTAATCGAGTGTGACGTTTGtgacgtggctaccaaccagaactaGTCCAGGACGCcatgcaatcgctacaccacaaacgatatcgtaccaaccgtgacgcgcggtagatgatccctgcaatgcaaacgagagaacactgcaagaatAAGATAAGATTCAATTTaatattgcgaataggtgatgaagcacaaagaaatagttacgattgaagtggtagatctaatcgacaCGGCAAATCAATacacc encodes:
- the LOC4345686 gene encoding omega-6 fatty acid desaturase, chloroplastic, whose amino-acid sequence is MATASGVSTPLQLPSTRRVGGCCSRPGSPAPGKNAFPRRAAGGAPAGTFFLKRDSVYKGQSCHQFLPLKQSGRLQAAVLPVTPPLLDDEEKRKQMCEDYGFKQIGEQLPDNVTLKDVMDSLPKEVFEIDDLKSWTSVLISVTSYALGIFLISKAPWYLLPLAWAWTGTAVTGFFVIGHDCAHKSFSRNKLVEDIVGTLAFLPLIYPYEPWRFKHDRHHAKTNMLIEDTAWQPVFSKEFRTNSLLRKAMIFAYGPIRPWMSIAHWLIWHFDLKKFRPNELPRVKISLASVLAFMAIGWPLIILKSGIAGWFKFWFMPWMVYHFWMSTFTMVHHTAPHIPFKTSEEWNAAQAQLNGTVHCDYPRWIEILCHDINVHVPHHISPRIPSYNLRAAYDSIKQNWGKYINEASWNWRLMKTILTKCHVYDKDRYYVPFDEVAPEESQPIKFLKKVMPDYA